A genomic segment from Triticum dicoccoides isolate Atlit2015 ecotype Zavitan chromosome 1A, WEW_v2.0, whole genome shotgun sequence encodes:
- the LOC119277730 gene encoding 7-hydroxymethyl chlorophyll a reductase, chloroplastic-like isoform X2, with the protein MIAMAARCFFHSSPKPCFSFTPRCSSSSPPAPGGKGKGKALREDWRERSKPIPPGGVYPAKDKCSRCGLCDTYYIAHVNNACPFLGDGMSRVEDLEPVVHGRGRKDSMDEMYYGVHEQLLYARKTEPVQGAQWTGIVTTIAVEMLKSNMVDAVVCVQSDPDDRFAPRPVLARTPEEVIAARGVKPTLSPNLDTLALVEAAGVKRLLFCGVGCQVQALRSVEKYLGLEKLYVLGTNCVDNGTREGLDKFLNAASSEPETVLHYEFMQDYKVHLKHLDGHIEEVPYFSLPANDLVDVIAPSCYSCFDYTNGLADLVVGYMGVPKYSGVSMTQHPQYITVRNERGREMLSLIEGLLESTPTVSSVRTHIHAYKCTCVLWAIKH; encoded by the exons ATGATCGCCATGGCCGCGCGCTGCTTCTTCCACTCCTCCCCTAAACCCTGCTTCTCCTTCACCCCacggtgctcatcttcctccccgcCAGCGCCAG GGGGGAAGGGAAAGGGGAAGGCGCTGAGGGAGGACTGGCGCGAGAGATCCAAGCCCATCCCTCCCGGAGGCGTCTACCCGGCCAAGGACAAGTGCAGCCGCTGCGGCCTCTGCGACACCTACTACATCGCCCACGTCAACAACGCCTGCCCCTTCCTCGGGGACGGCATGTCCCGTGTCGAG GATCTGGAACCAGTGGTCCATGGGAGGGGCAGGAAGGACTCCATGGATGAAATGTACTACGGGGTGCACGAGCAGCTCCTGTATGCCAGGAAAACGGAACCTGTTCAAG GAGCCCAGTGGACAGGAATAGTGACAACAATCGCAGTTGAGATGCTGAAATCAAATATGGTTGATGCTGTGGTTTGTGTACAAAG TGATCCAGACGATAGGTTTGCCCCAAGGCCTGTTTTAGCCAG GACACCAGAAGAAGTCATTGCAGCCAGAGGTGTCAAGCCAACATTATCACCTAATCTCGATACACTAGCCTTAGTGGAG GCAGCTGGTGTAAAGCGTCTTCTCTTTTGTGGTGTCGGTTGTCAAGTGCAAG CTTTGAGATCTGTAGAGAAGTACCTTGGCTTGGAAAAGCTTTATGTGCTTGGCACAAACTGTG TGGACAACGGCACTCGTGAAggacttgataaatttttgaatgcTGCAAGCAGTGAACCAGAAACTGTTCTGCATTACGAATTTATGCAAGACTACAAG GTTCACTTAAAGCATTTGGATGGGCATATAGAAGAG GTCCCTTATTTTTCCCTGCCAGCCAATGATTTGGTGGATGTCATTGCACCATCATGCTACAG CTGCTTTGACTACACAAATGGCTTGGCG GATTTAGTGGTGGGCTATATGGGAGTACCGAAATATTCTGGCGTTTCTATGACTCAGCACCCTCAGTATATTACAGTCAG GAACGAGCGAGGGAGGGAGATGCTCAGCCTGATAGAGGGCCTCTTGGAGAGCACGCCAACAGTTAGCAGTGTACGCACCCACATCCATGCATACAAGTGCACTTGTGTACTGTGGG CAATCAAACATTAG
- the LOC119277730 gene encoding 7-hydroxymethyl chlorophyll a reductase, chloroplastic-like isoform X1 — MIAMAARCFFHSSPKPCFSFTPRCSSSSPPAPGGKGKGKALREDWRERSKPIPPGGVYPAKDKCSRCGLCDTYYIAHVNNACPFLGDGMSRVEDLEPVVHGRGRKDSMDEMYYGVHEQLLYARKTEPVQGAQWTGIVTTIAVEMLKSNMVDAVVCVQSDPDDRFAPRPVLARTPEEVIAARGVKPTLSPNLDTLALVEAAGVKRLLFCGVGCQVQALRSVEKYLGLEKLYVLGTNCVDNGTREGLDKFLNAASSEPETVLHYEFMQDYKVHLKHLDGHIEEVPYFSLPANDLVDVIAPSCYSCFDYTNGLADLVVGYMGVPKYSGVSMTQHPQYITVRNERGREMLSLIEGLLESTPTVSSGARQPFVMETVKADDAAKMGKGPANPAPIFVGNIIAFLLNLIGPKGLEFGRYSLDYHTIRNYLYVNRAWGRARAEQHMPSYAKKIVEAYNKDGRIDSMLEQNKQ; from the exons ATGATCGCCATGGCCGCGCGCTGCTTCTTCCACTCCTCCCCTAAACCCTGCTTCTCCTTCACCCCacggtgctcatcttcctccccgcCAGCGCCAG GGGGGAAGGGAAAGGGGAAGGCGCTGAGGGAGGACTGGCGCGAGAGATCCAAGCCCATCCCTCCCGGAGGCGTCTACCCGGCCAAGGACAAGTGCAGCCGCTGCGGCCTCTGCGACACCTACTACATCGCCCACGTCAACAACGCCTGCCCCTTCCTCGGGGACGGCATGTCCCGTGTCGAG GATCTGGAACCAGTGGTCCATGGGAGGGGCAGGAAGGACTCCATGGATGAAATGTACTACGGGGTGCACGAGCAGCTCCTGTATGCCAGGAAAACGGAACCTGTTCAAG GAGCCCAGTGGACAGGAATAGTGACAACAATCGCAGTTGAGATGCTGAAATCAAATATGGTTGATGCTGTGGTTTGTGTACAAAG TGATCCAGACGATAGGTTTGCCCCAAGGCCTGTTTTAGCCAG GACACCAGAAGAAGTCATTGCAGCCAGAGGTGTCAAGCCAACATTATCACCTAATCTCGATACACTAGCCTTAGTGGAG GCAGCTGGTGTAAAGCGTCTTCTCTTTTGTGGTGTCGGTTGTCAAGTGCAAG CTTTGAGATCTGTAGAGAAGTACCTTGGCTTGGAAAAGCTTTATGTGCTTGGCACAAACTGTG TGGACAACGGCACTCGTGAAggacttgataaatttttgaatgcTGCAAGCAGTGAACCAGAAACTGTTCTGCATTACGAATTTATGCAAGACTACAAG GTTCACTTAAAGCATTTGGATGGGCATATAGAAGAG GTCCCTTATTTTTCCCTGCCAGCCAATGATTTGGTGGATGTCATTGCACCATCATGCTACAG CTGCTTTGACTACACAAATGGCTTGGCG GATTTAGTGGTGGGCTATATGGGAGTACCGAAATATTCTGGCGTTTCTATGACTCAGCACCCTCAGTATATTACAGTCAG GAACGAGCGAGGGAGGGAGATGCTCAGCCTGATAGAGGGCCTCTTGGAGAGCACGCCAACAGTTAGCAGT GGTGCTAGACAACCATTTGTGATGGAGACAGTGAAAGCTGACGATGCTGCGAAAATGG GAAAAGGCCCTGCTAACCCAGCTCCCATATTTGTGGGCAACATCATCGCCTTCCTGCTAAACCTG ATTGGGCCCAAGGGCCTGGAGTTTGGTCGCTACTCTCTGGATTACCACACGATAAGGAACTACCTGTATGTGAACCGGGCATGGGGAAGGGCAAG AGCGGAGCAGCATATGCCATCATATGCCAAGAAAATCGTGGAGGCGTACAACAAGGACGGCCGCATCGACTCGATGCTTGAGCAGAATAAACAGTGA